One genomic window of Marinobacter adhaerens HP15 includes the following:
- a CDS encoding bifunctional diguanylate cyclase/phosphodiesterase, protein MPKLSTRLQRFRTGSPLSFRLLAWILLFSSAFTLVASALQIYSDYRKDLSQIDNRMQVVESGYASSLARSLWALDQKLLQTQMEGILSLPDVVHLRLRIEPDSELVMGEIPRDAKTTSHSFSLVHQGDEMFKLGELTVTADLDRVYDELKRKVGVILLTQFLKTFFVSILIIWIFQHFVARHLTTMANYARDFSLTTTSKPLTLERPNTPSNRNDELGRVTDAINQMRERLNADMERQQKDAAEIRKFSKAIEQSPSSVLICDRQWRIEFANQKFTQLTGYEAASIIGKHPGALGDNDIENRDSRHLWQSIRLQVQRVGVWQGEVNSVRRNGERFWEQLIVTPIKDEAGGTTGYLILGEDISIRKRYEQQLLRQANYDILTGLPNRMLALDRLKLALAQARRESTLVGVMFLDLDNFKHINDTLGHDAGDNLLIEAARRISSCLRGTSTVARLGGDEFLVILPGLTGPEASSQVAERILKTFSPPYILNGQEVFVTTSIGIAIFPTDSDNSGTLLQHADAAMYQAKHKGKSSFAHFAPEMTEVSHERLKMESSMRRALELKEFELYFQPIVNTDSGTLCSVEALLRWNNPAMGMVMPDRFIPLAEETGLITPIGEWVLLEACRAAMGWKEATGKDIGISVNVSPRQFRDPGFTEAVMHALATSGLAPEQLELEITERLILDNSIETAEILRQLDKAGIRLSVDDFGTGYSALSYLKSYPFDTLKIDKSFVQDVMKEPEDASLVRAIINMAHSLGLRVIAEGVEEEAQTHFLKKEGCDFSQGYFYSRPLPAADFDAWLANNRRV, encoded by the coding sequence ATGCCAAAACTGTCGACGCGTCTTCAACGTTTTCGCACAGGCTCGCCCCTGTCTTTCAGGCTGTTGGCGTGGATTCTGCTATTCAGCTCGGCCTTTACACTGGTGGCATCCGCGCTCCAGATCTACTCCGATTATCGAAAAGATCTCTCGCAAATCGACAACCGCATGCAGGTTGTAGAGTCGGGCTACGCCTCTAGCCTTGCCAGAAGCTTGTGGGCCCTGGACCAGAAGCTCCTGCAAACCCAGATGGAAGGCATACTCAGCTTGCCGGATGTGGTGCACCTTCGCTTGCGAATAGAACCCGATTCTGAACTGGTGATGGGCGAGATACCCAGGGACGCGAAAACCACCTCTCACAGCTTCAGCCTTGTCCATCAGGGCGATGAAATGTTCAAGCTGGGCGAACTGACGGTGACCGCAGACCTTGATCGCGTCTACGACGAACTGAAGCGCAAGGTGGGCGTCATTCTGCTGACCCAGTTCCTGAAGACGTTCTTTGTTTCGATACTGATTATCTGGATATTCCAGCATTTCGTTGCGCGCCATCTGACCACCATGGCGAACTACGCCCGCGACTTCTCACTGACGACAACGTCGAAGCCACTTACCCTGGAAAGGCCCAACACGCCGTCTAACCGGAATGATGAGCTCGGCCGTGTCACGGACGCCATCAACCAGATGCGTGAACGTCTCAACGCAGACATGGAACGCCAACAAAAGGATGCGGCGGAAATCCGCAAGTTTTCCAAGGCCATTGAGCAGAGCCCCTCTTCGGTTCTGATCTGCGACCGCCAATGGCGTATCGAGTTTGCCAACCAGAAATTCACCCAGTTAACCGGTTATGAGGCTGCCTCCATCATCGGCAAACACCCTGGCGCACTGGGTGACAACGACATAGAGAACCGTGATAGCCGACACTTGTGGCAGTCCATCCGCTTGCAGGTGCAACGAGTCGGAGTCTGGCAGGGTGAAGTGAACAGTGTGCGCCGGAACGGAGAACGCTTCTGGGAGCAACTGATTGTTACCCCGATCAAGGACGAGGCCGGCGGCACCACCGGGTACCTCATCCTCGGTGAAGACATCAGCATCCGGAAACGCTATGAACAGCAACTTCTGCGTCAGGCCAATTACGACATCCTTACAGGGCTGCCTAACCGGATGCTTGCCCTGGACCGGCTGAAGCTTGCACTGGCCCAGGCGCGCAGGGAAAGCACGCTTGTGGGCGTCATGTTCCTGGATCTCGACAACTTCAAACACATTAACGACACCCTTGGCCACGATGCCGGCGATAACCTGCTGATTGAGGCGGCCCGTCGAATTTCAAGTTGCCTTCGCGGTACCAGCACTGTTGCCCGCCTGGGTGGCGATGAGTTCCTCGTGATCCTGCCAGGCCTGACTGGCCCCGAGGCTTCCTCGCAGGTCGCAGAGCGTATCCTGAAGACCTTCTCGCCACCGTACATTCTGAATGGGCAGGAGGTGTTCGTAACCACGAGTATCGGCATCGCCATTTTCCCGACGGACTCCGACAACAGCGGTACGCTCCTGCAGCACGCTGATGCCGCCATGTACCAGGCCAAACACAAGGGCAAGAGCTCGTTTGCCCATTTCGCGCCGGAAATGACCGAAGTTTCCCATGAACGCCTGAAGATGGAGTCCAGCATGCGCAGGGCTCTGGAGCTGAAGGAGTTCGAGTTGTATTTCCAGCCAATTGTTAATACCGACTCGGGCACGCTTTGCTCGGTTGAGGCGTTGCTGCGGTGGAACAATCCGGCCATGGGCATGGTAATGCCGGATCGATTCATTCCCCTGGCCGAGGAAACCGGCCTGATTACACCGATCGGTGAGTGGGTTCTCCTGGAGGCCTGTCGAGCCGCCATGGGCTGGAAGGAAGCCACCGGGAAAGACATTGGCATTTCCGTCAACGTCTCGCCCCGTCAGTTCCGCGATCCCGGTTTTACCGAGGCTGTTATGCACGCCCTGGCGACCAGTGGCCTGGCGCCGGAACAGCTGGAACTCGAAATTACCGAACGGCTCATTCTGGACAACTCGATCGAAACCGCCGAAATCCTGCGCCAACTGGACAAAGCCGGCATCCGGTTGTCGGTAGACGATTTTGGTACGGGCTATTCAGCGCTCAGTTATCTCAAGAGCTATCCGTTTGATACCCTGAAAATTGACAAGTCGTTTGTTCAGGACGTCATGAAGGAGCCTGAGGACGCCTCACTGGTAAGAGCCATCATCAATATGGCTCATAGTTTGGGCCTGCGTGTTATCGCCGAGGGGGTTGAGGAAGAGGCTCAGACCCACTTCCTGAAGAAGGAAGGTTGTGACTTCTCCCAGGGGTATTTCTACAGTCGTCCGCTGCCGGCGGCGGACTTTGATGCCTGGCTGGCCAACAATCGCCGCGTATAA
- the ccoM gene encoding cytochrome c oxidase subunit CcoM translates to MYMDAVVIAGIATVLLMLGFFVGVGIFVMKDQKEHGHQDRKEGKHGHKPV, encoded by the coding sequence ATGTATATGGACGCCGTTGTGATCGCAGGTATTGCCACTGTACTGCTGATGCTTGGCTTTTTTGTTGGTGTTGGCATCTTCGTGATGAAAGATCAGAAGGAGCACGGACACCAGGATAGAAAAGAAGGGAAGCACGGACATAAGCCGGTTTGA
- a CDS encoding TIGR01777 family oxidoreductase has protein sequence MSKRILITGGTGFIGHVLCRELLARDYELTVFSRQPAETVKSSCGRVEAIRDLQQLRSHPGYDAVINLAGEGIADKRWSESRKQELRDSRIGVTETLVEVIRSWDQAPNVVVSGSAVGFYGDQGSATVTESTSPNDEFTHRLCRDWENAAKPLCDDGVRLCFSRTGVVAGPDGGFLERMLLPFKLGLGGRLGSGTQYMPWVHRDDVVSALIWMMENPDASGPYNVVSPNPVTNAEFTRSLGKVLHRPTLFPAPAPVLKVALGEMARLLLTGQRAIPEKLVSQQFQFRYPDLDQALTQSVAPGAAGQKG, from the coding sequence ATGTCGAAAAGGATTCTGATTACCGGAGGAACCGGGTTTATTGGCCACGTTCTCTGCCGTGAATTATTAGCACGGGATTACGAACTGACGGTTTTCAGCCGGCAACCGGCCGAAACGGTCAAATCAAGCTGCGGACGGGTCGAGGCAATCCGTGATCTGCAGCAGCTTCGCTCTCACCCCGGATACGATGCCGTTATCAACCTTGCCGGAGAAGGTATCGCGGATAAACGCTGGTCGGAGTCCCGAAAGCAGGAACTCCGTGACAGCCGCATTGGCGTCACCGAAACCCTGGTCGAGGTCATCCGAAGTTGGGATCAAGCGCCGAATGTAGTCGTTTCGGGATCGGCTGTTGGCTTTTACGGGGACCAGGGATCAGCCACGGTCACCGAAAGCACCAGTCCGAATGACGAATTTACGCATCGGCTGTGCCGCGACTGGGAAAACGCCGCCAAACCACTTTGCGATGACGGCGTTCGCCTGTGCTTCTCCCGGACAGGCGTCGTGGCAGGCCCGGATGGTGGCTTCCTGGAGCGGATGCTCCTGCCCTTCAAACTGGGACTGGGAGGACGCCTGGGTAGCGGTACCCAGTATATGCCTTGGGTCCACAGGGACGATGTGGTCAGCGCACTTATCTGGATGATGGAAAACCCGGACGCATCAGGCCCATACAATGTCGTAAGCCCGAACCCGGTAACGAACGCAGAATTCACCCGGAGCCTGGGGAAGGTTTTACACCGTCCCACTCTCTTTCCGGCACCCGCTCCGGTGCTCAAGGTGGCTCTGGGTGAAATGGCGAGGCTTCTTCTGACGGGCCAGCGGGCTATTCCGGAGAAGCTGGTCAGCCAGCAATTCCAGTTCCGGTATCCGGACCTGGATCAGGCATTGACCCAATCCGTTGCTCCAGGGGCAGCCGGACAAAAAGGATGA
- a CDS encoding sirohydrochlorin chelatase, whose protein sequence is MSSPRIILLAHGSSDKRWCETFEKLAAPTLASVDNARVAYMELAEPSIDTIIMDGVAEGITEFTIVPLFLAAGRHLRKDVPAMIEELEKAHSVSIQLAPPIGENPLLGEAIRDVVMLQLEETPA, encoded by the coding sequence ATGAGCAGCCCCCGCATTATTCTGTTGGCACATGGAAGCAGTGACAAGCGCTGGTGTGAAACCTTCGAAAAGCTTGCAGCGCCGACTCTCGCGTCTGTCGACAACGCCAGGGTCGCCTATATGGAACTGGCGGAACCATCCATTGATACGATCATCATGGACGGTGTGGCTGAGGGCATCACCGAGTTTACAATCGTTCCTTTGTTCCTGGCGGCCGGCCGCCACTTGCGAAAGGATGTTCCGGCAATGATCGAAGAACTCGAAAAAGCCCACAGCGTATCCATTCAGCTGGCGCCTCCGATTGGGGAAAACCCTCTCCTGGGAGAGGCAATTCGCGATGTTGTTATGCTTCAACTGGAAGAGACACCCGCCTGA
- a CDS encoding DUF924 family protein: MFDWKEILDFWFGELDEHGLPDSDHRNKWFRSDRRFDQEIRRRFLSMVLFASEQGLDHWRSEAGGILAEIILLDQFSRNIFRGGAMAFDQDRQARKLCRQAMQKGQDTMLPPVHRAFLYMPLQHSELKDDQDMSVECYEQLARSTEGILSDFMGSFLQSAKDHRAIIQKYGRFPHRNKALGRTSTAEEREYLAGGRRFGQ; this comes from the coding sequence ATGTTCGATTGGAAAGAGATTCTGGATTTCTGGTTTGGCGAACTTGACGAACATGGGCTGCCAGACAGCGACCACCGGAACAAGTGGTTCCGATCGGACCGCAGGTTTGACCAGGAGATACGCCGTCGTTTCCTTTCAATGGTGTTGTTTGCTTCCGAGCAGGGATTGGACCATTGGCGGAGTGAGGCCGGCGGTATACTTGCCGAGATCATTCTGCTTGACCAGTTTTCGCGGAATATCTTCCGCGGCGGTGCCATGGCGTTTGATCAGGATCGCCAGGCGCGCAAGCTATGCCGGCAAGCGATGCAGAAAGGGCAGGATACGATGCTACCGCCCGTGCACCGAGCGTTTCTCTACATGCCGCTCCAGCATTCGGAACTCAAGGACGACCAGGACATGTCCGTGGAATGCTACGAGCAACTGGCGCGATCAACTGAAGGAATCCTTTCCGATTTCATGGGTAGCTTTCTGCAATCCGCAAAGGATCACCGGGCGATCATTCAAAAGTACGGACGATTCCCTCACCGCAACAAGGCACTCGGCAGAACCTCAACGGCGGAAGAGCGGGAGTACCTGGCCGGTGGTCGCCGTTTCGGCCAGTAG
- a CDS encoding MOSC domain-containing protein produces MKVHSLFVYPVKSLSGIEVTSFHTDDFGPVGDRRWMIVDDERRFVTQREHPELARVETQLDGDQVVINIPGEGDFGLTASNDELRVLVWRDWVKALAGLPEASDALSRFCRKPVSLVFMPDSSFRRVDAGRVDEYRRVGFADGFPFLVTNTASLAELNTRLEVPVEMRRFRPNIVVEGADAWDEDHWQSLSIGNNRLSMVKPCSRCVMTTVDPSTGLKDAAVQPLRTLSRYRRTGEGVIFGQNAIHESPGLIRVGEPVTVNQSE; encoded by the coding sequence ATGAAGGTCCATTCGCTGTTCGTATACCCTGTCAAATCCCTTTCCGGTATTGAGGTGACCAGTTTTCATACCGACGATTTCGGTCCAGTCGGAGACAGGCGATGGATGATCGTTGATGATGAGCGGCGTTTTGTCACCCAGAGAGAGCATCCCGAACTCGCCCGCGTGGAAACGCAGTTGGATGGAGATCAGGTTGTTATCAACATTCCCGGTGAAGGTGATTTTGGTCTGACAGCCTCCAATGACGAGCTTCGCGTACTGGTGTGGCGGGACTGGGTGAAGGCCTTGGCCGGCTTGCCAGAAGCCAGTGATGCTCTCAGTCGGTTTTGCCGCAAGCCTGTTAGCCTGGTATTCATGCCGGACAGCTCCTTCCGCCGCGTTGATGCGGGCAGGGTCGATGAGTACCGGCGTGTGGGCTTTGCTGATGGTTTTCCTTTCCTGGTTACCAACACTGCCTCGTTGGCAGAGCTCAACACCCGGCTGGAGGTGCCCGTGGAGATGCGGAGGTTCCGTCCCAACATCGTCGTTGAGGGCGCGGACGCCTGGGATGAGGACCATTGGCAGAGCTTGAGCATTGGCAATAACCGTCTGAGCATGGTAAAGCCCTGTTCACGCTGCGTAATGACGACCGTCGACCCCTCGACCGGCCTGAAGGATGCTGCCGTTCAGCCGCTCAGAACCCTGTCCCGCTATCGCAGGACCGGTGAGGGCGTGATCTTCGGCCAGAACGCGATTCATGAATCACCAGGACTTATCCGGGTTGGTGAACCCGTTACTGTCAATCAATCGGAGTAA
- a CDS encoding ATP-binding cassette domain-containing protein produces MPLLTLDSVSLAYGMHPLLDQASLVIDAGERVCLLGRNGEGKSTLLKIVSGEVTPDGGVVRLDDGAVLAVLPQNLPSEDTRTAYEVVAGAFPETGKLLAEFHQLSQQGDEASLDRLMKVQERLEALDGWRLDQKVTTILGQYGVDPDQTLDTLSGGWQRRVLLAKALVADPDILLLDEPTNHLDVPAIAWLEEALGQFRGAMLFVSHDRAFIRRMATRIVELDRGKLVSFAATYDRYLDLKEKALEEEERQNALFDKRLKQEEAWIRQGIKARRTRNMGRVRALKAMREEHRQRRVRGGTATFAVEDAARSGKLVVETRDAGFAYPDGTPVIRDMNLTILRGDKIGLVGENGTGKTTLVRLLLGNLEPTEGSIRLGTNLQVAYFDQLRGELDLTRNALDNLSEGREFIDINGQSKHVLGYLQEFLFTPERARSPVSVFSGGERARLLLAKLFSKPANILVLDEPTNDLDVETLELLEEQLAEFAGTVIVISHDREFLDNVITETVFLDGSGKVREYVGGYTDWRRQGGCFPSEATGNRPDKQDKNGKTSGSTEKVVSKKPAENAKPRAEPEKGKPVKLSYKLKLELEQLPGQIEELEQEVAGLQEIISQADFYSGPPDEVSATLEALTEKENRLEQVIERWMELEEQANQ; encoded by the coding sequence GTGCCATTGTTAACGCTGGACTCAGTCTCCCTGGCTTATGGAATGCATCCGCTGCTTGATCAGGCCTCATTGGTTATCGATGCCGGAGAGCGTGTGTGTTTGCTGGGACGAAACGGCGAGGGAAAATCGACCCTGCTGAAGATTGTCAGTGGCGAAGTGACACCCGATGGTGGCGTGGTTCGTCTCGATGATGGCGCTGTTCTGGCGGTGCTGCCGCAGAACCTGCCCTCCGAGGACACTCGCACGGCCTATGAAGTGGTTGCCGGGGCCTTTCCTGAAACCGGCAAGTTGCTGGCAGAGTTCCACCAGTTGTCCCAGCAGGGCGACGAGGCGAGCCTGGACCGGTTGATGAAAGTCCAGGAGCGCCTTGAAGCCCTGGACGGTTGGCGACTGGATCAAAAGGTAACCACCATTCTTGGTCAGTATGGCGTTGATCCCGATCAAACCCTCGATACCCTCTCGGGAGGCTGGCAGCGCCGTGTTCTCCTGGCAAAAGCTTTGGTTGCCGACCCGGATATTCTGTTGCTGGATGAGCCTACAAACCACCTGGACGTCCCCGCGATCGCCTGGCTGGAAGAGGCCCTGGGTCAGTTTCGCGGCGCCATGTTGTTTGTCAGCCATGATCGGGCGTTTATCCGGCGGATGGCGACCAGGATTGTAGAGCTGGACCGCGGGAAGCTGGTGAGCTTCGCTGCCACCTACGACCGCTACCTGGACCTCAAGGAAAAAGCGCTGGAGGAAGAAGAACGGCAGAACGCGCTGTTTGACAAGCGCCTCAAGCAGGAAGAGGCCTGGATTCGGCAGGGCATCAAGGCTCGCAGGACTCGTAATATGGGGCGCGTTCGTGCCCTGAAGGCCATGCGTGAGGAGCACAGGCAGCGTCGTGTGCGGGGCGGAACCGCAACTTTCGCGGTGGAGGACGCGGCGCGCTCAGGAAAGCTTGTGGTTGAAACCCGGGATGCGGGCTTTGCTTATCCCGACGGCACTCCGGTCATCAGAGACATGAATCTCACCATTCTGAGAGGGGACAAGATCGGGCTTGTTGGGGAGAACGGCACAGGCAAGACCACGCTTGTTCGACTCCTGTTGGGGAATTTGGAACCAACCGAGGGATCCATTCGTCTTGGTACCAATCTGCAGGTTGCCTATTTCGATCAGTTGCGCGGAGAGCTCGATCTGACGCGGAACGCATTGGACAACCTCTCCGAGGGTCGGGAGTTCATCGACATCAATGGCCAGAGTAAACACGTTCTCGGCTATTTGCAGGAGTTCCTGTTTACCCCGGAGCGAGCCAGATCTCCGGTCAGTGTTTTTTCTGGTGGCGAAAGGGCCCGGTTGCTTCTGGCCAAGCTCTTCAGCAAGCCCGCGAATATCCTGGTGCTCGACGAACCGACGAATGATCTGGACGTTGAAACACTGGAATTGCTGGAAGAACAGCTGGCGGAATTTGCCGGCACAGTGATCGTGATCAGTCACGACCGTGAGTTTCTCGATAATGTGATCACCGAAACGGTTTTCCTGGACGGTTCGGGCAAAGTGCGTGAGTACGTTGGCGGTTACACGGACTGGCGTCGGCAGGGCGGTTGCTTCCCCTCAGAAGCCACGGGTAACCGGCCGGACAAGCAGGATAAAAACGGCAAGACATCCGGTAGCACCGAAAAGGTCGTATCAAAGAAACCGGCAGAGAACGCAAAACCGCGGGCAGAACCTGAAAAGGGCAAGCCCGTGAAACTGAGTTACAAGCTCAAGCTCGAGCTGGAACAGTTACCAGGGCAGATCGAGGAGCTTGAGCAGGAAGTCGCCGGCCTGCAGGAAATAATTTCCCAGGCTGATTTTTATTCAGGCCCACCGGATGAAGTCTCGGCCACTCTGGAAGCATTGACGGAAAAGGAAAACCGTCTGGAGCAGGTCATTGAGCGGTGGATGGAGCTGGAAGAACAGGCAAATCAATGA
- a CDS encoding DUF6901 family protein: MNVHYDFRFQDGRRVEFKVTDKPSRPSGKLPSWTQLEHCQCSNCPLKASESSHCPAATEILPVVEAFRDEDAYQKVEVKVTDDRRSYEKQTALEEALRSLLGLKMATSGCPVLSELKPMAVHHLPFANTDEFIMRSVSHYLLQQYFAKRNHQTPDWELKGLVERNQRLQLVNQALWQRIHSVCKGDSNLKALLNFFSMASSVSFSLESQLRKLEAKMEGERG, translated from the coding sequence ATGAATGTACATTACGATTTCAGATTTCAGGACGGCCGTAGGGTTGAGTTTAAAGTAACGGACAAGCCGTCCCGGCCTTCCGGAAAACTTCCGTCCTGGACACAGCTGGAACATTGCCAGTGTAGCAACTGTCCTTTGAAGGCTTCCGAATCCTCCCACTGTCCCGCGGCAACCGAGATATTGCCGGTTGTGGAGGCCTTTCGGGATGAGGATGCCTACCAGAAGGTGGAAGTGAAGGTAACCGATGATCGTCGAAGCTATGAGAAGCAGACGGCGCTTGAGGAGGCACTTCGATCGTTGCTTGGGCTGAAAATGGCGACCAGCGGGTGCCCGGTTCTGTCAGAGCTCAAGCCCATGGCGGTTCATCACCTGCCGTTCGCAAACACCGATGAATTCATTATGCGCAGCGTTTCCCATTACCTGTTGCAGCAATACTTCGCGAAACGGAATCATCAGACCCCAGACTGGGAATTGAAGGGGCTGGTGGAGAGGAATCAGAGGCTGCAGCTGGTGAATCAGGCCCTGTGGCAGAGAATACACTCAGTCTGCAAGGGTGACAGCAATCTGAAGGCACTACTGAACTTCTTCTCGATGGCATCGAGTGTCAGTTTCTCGCTGGAAAGTCAGCTTCGCAAACTTGAGGCGAAAATGGAGGGGGAAAGGGGCTGA
- a CDS encoding universal stress protein, giving the protein MSAYKKMLVAIDLTEEAPQVLDKAKAISEAHGAELMLVHVVEPVGYAYGGDIPMDLTELQDQLDKAAREQLGTYGDKYGVAKNNQVVTVGRPESEIHRLAKEQEVDLVIVGSHGRKGFQLLLGSTANGVLHGTECDVLAVRIH; this is encoded by the coding sequence ATGTCTGCCTATAAAAAGATGCTTGTTGCGATTGACCTGACAGAAGAAGCCCCACAGGTACTGGACAAGGCAAAGGCCATAAGCGAAGCCCATGGTGCGGAGCTGATGCTGGTTCATGTGGTTGAGCCCGTCGGCTATGCCTATGGTGGCGATATTCCGATGGATCTGACCGAGCTACAGGACCAACTCGACAAAGCAGCTCGCGAGCAATTGGGAACCTACGGCGACAAATACGGTGTGGCTAAAAACAACCAGGTGGTGACGGTTGGGCGCCCCGAGTCCGAAATCCACAGGCTTGCGAAGGAACAGGAAGTAGACCTCGTGATCGTGGGAAGTCATGGCCGGAAGGGTTTTCAGCTTTTGCTGGGCTCCACCGCAAACGGGGTTCTGCATGGAACCGAATGCGATGTTCTGGCCGTTCGCATTCATTAA
- the fadB gene encoding fatty acid oxidation complex subunit alpha FadB, with translation MIYEGKAITVKEIEGGIAQLNFDLQGESVNKFNRLTIEELRAATDALKAQKNLKGLVVTSSKDSFIVGADITEFTELFAGSEEDLVANNLKANEVFNAVEDLPFPTVTAINGMALGGGFEMCLATDYRVMDKKAKVGLPEVKLGIFPGFGGTVRLSRLVGVDNAVEWISGGTENRADVALKVGAVDAVLDSDKLVDAAVAIINQCNEGKLDHEARREEKKGKIKLNAMESMMAFEISKAFVAGKAGKNYPAPVEAIKVMQKHAGMTRDKAIEVEAKGFAKMAKTNVAACLVGLFLNDQELKKKAKAWEKEANDVNLAAVLGAGIMGGGVAFQSALKGTPIIMKDINQDGIALGLKEAKKLLSKRVEKGKMKPDQMADVLNSITPTLNYGDFKNVDLVVEAVVENPKVKDAVLRETEDAVREDTILTSNTSTISIDLLAKNLKRPENFCGMHFFNPVHMMPLVEVIRGEKTSDRAIATTVAYAKAMGKTPIVVNDCPGFLVNRVLFPYFGGFIGLVRDGADFQHVDKVMEKFGWPMGPAYLLDVVGMDTGKHAGEVMADGFPDRMKHEGTTAIDVMFDNNRYGQKNDKGFYKYELDRKGKQKKVVDEETYKLLEPVVQGKNEFSEEDIIARMMIPLCLETVRCLEDGIVEDPADADMGLIFGIGFPPFRGGALRYIDDMGVDKFVELADKFADLGPLYHPTEKLREMAKTGKKFFG, from the coding sequence ATGATTTACGAAGGTAAAGCCATCACGGTTAAAGAGATCGAAGGCGGGATCGCTCAGTTGAACTTCGACTTGCAGGGCGAGTCAGTAAACAAGTTCAACCGTCTTACTATTGAAGAGCTCCGCGCCGCGACTGACGCACTGAAAGCGCAGAAGAACCTGAAGGGTCTGGTAGTCACCAGCTCCAAGGACAGCTTCATTGTTGGTGCCGACATTACCGAATTCACCGAGCTTTTTGCAGGCTCGGAAGAGGATCTGGTAGCCAACAACCTCAAGGCTAACGAAGTCTTCAACGCTGTTGAAGATCTGCCGTTCCCCACCGTTACCGCGATCAACGGTATGGCGCTGGGTGGCGGTTTCGAAATGTGTCTTGCAACCGACTACCGCGTGATGGACAAGAAGGCCAAGGTTGGTCTTCCGGAAGTGAAGCTTGGCATCTTCCCGGGCTTTGGCGGTACCGTGCGTCTGTCCCGTCTGGTTGGCGTGGACAATGCCGTCGAGTGGATCAGCGGTGGTACCGAGAACCGTGCTGATGTCGCTCTGAAAGTCGGCGCTGTCGATGCCGTGCTCGATTCCGACAAGCTGGTCGATGCTGCTGTTGCCATTATTAACCAGTGCAACGAAGGCAAGCTGGACCACGAAGCCCGTCGTGAAGAGAAGAAGGGCAAGATCAAGCTCAATGCCATGGAAAGCATGATGGCATTCGAGATTTCCAAGGCGTTTGTTGCTGGCAAGGCTGGCAAGAACTACCCGGCTCCTGTCGAGGCCATCAAGGTTATGCAGAAGCATGCCGGCATGACCCGCGACAAGGCAATCGAAGTCGAAGCCAAAGGCTTCGCCAAGATGGCCAAGACCAATGTGGCGGCCTGCCTGGTTGGTCTGTTCCTGAACGATCAGGAATTGAAGAAGAAGGCCAAGGCCTGGGAAAAAGAAGCTAACGACGTGAACCTGGCTGCCGTTCTGGGTGCCGGTATCATGGGTGGTGGTGTTGCATTCCAGTCTGCCCTGAAAGGCACGCCGATCATCATGAAGGACATCAACCAGGACGGCATCGCCCTGGGTCTGAAAGAAGCCAAGAAGCTTCTGTCCAAGCGTGTTGAAAAAGGAAAGATGAAGCCGGATCAGATGGCCGACGTGCTCAACAGCATCACGCCGACCCTGAACTATGGCGACTTCAAGAATGTAGACCTGGTGGTTGAAGCGGTTGTTGAAAACCCGAAGGTGAAAGATGCGGTTCTGCGTGAAACCGAAGATGCGGTTCGCGAGGACACCATCCTGACCTCCAACACCTCGACGATTTCCATCGACCTGCTGGCCAAGAACCTGAAGCGTCCGGAAAACTTCTGCGGCATGCACTTCTTCAACCCGGTGCACATGATGCCGCTGGTTGAGGTAATCCGTGGCGAGAAGACCAGTGATCGCGCCATTGCAACCACGGTTGCCTACGCCAAGGCCATGGGCAAGACCCCGATCGTTGTAAACGATTGCCCGGGCTTCCTGGTCAACCGTGTTCTGTTCCCGTACTTCGGCGGCTTTATCGGCCTGGTACGTGACGGTGCTGACTTCCAGCACGTTGACAAGGTTATGGAAAAGTTCGGCTGGCCCATGGGTCCTGCGTACCTGCTGGACGTGGTCGGCATGGATACCGGCAAGCACGCTGGCGAAGTAATGGCAGACGGCTTCCCGGATCGGATGAAGCACGAAGGTACAACCGCCATTGACGTAATGTTCGATAACAACCGTTACGGACAGAAGAACGACAAGGGCTTCTACAAGTATGAACTGGACCGCAAGGGCAAGCAGAAGAAGGTTGTCGACGAAGAGACCTACAAGCTGCTCGAGCCTGTTGTTCAGGGTAAGAACGAGTTCAGCGAAGAAGACATCATCGCCCGTATGATGATTCCTCTTTGCCTGGAAACCGTTCGCTGCCTGGAAGATGGCATTGTCGAAGATCCGGCAGATGCTGATATGGGCCTGATTTTCGGTATCGGCTTCCCGCCGTTCCGTGGTGGTGCCCTGCGCTATATCGACGATATGGGTGTAGACAAGTTCGTCGAACTGGCAGACAAGTTTGCAGACCTTGGTCCTCTTTATCACCCGACCGAGAAGCTGCGTGAAATGGCCAAGACTGGCAAAAAGTTCTTTGGCTAA